A single region of the Solwaraspora sp. WMMD791 genome encodes:
- a CDS encoding FAD-dependent oxidoreductase encodes MRHRIIVLGAGYAGAVAAGRLARRLDPADVDITVVNAGPDFVERVRMHQLATGQDLTPRPLRQMFAGTGVEVRIATVTGVGVDARTVTVTDHTSPGADQTDTLGYDTLVYALGSGWDPGDVPGVAAHADEIASRAGALRLRDRLARLTAGQPVVVVGGGLTGLEAATEIAEARPDLAVALVVRDGLGDTLAPKGRAHLRVVLDRLDITGYEHTTVTGVAADRVTTADGGTLPAAVTVWTTGFAVHPLARTTGLKLADSGQIVVDDMMRSVSHPDVSVVGDAAFVVGPGEKPLRMSCASGVPTAWQAADAIAARLTGGKPPNVPIRYYNQCISLGRRDGLIQYVTADDRARPAVLTGRLAAGYKELVCKGAAWGVANPTLRLPTRRHRVRYPLSA; translated from the coding sequence ATGCGGCACCGCATCATCGTCCTCGGCGCCGGCTACGCCGGAGCCGTCGCCGCCGGCCGCCTCGCCCGGCGGCTCGACCCCGCAGACGTCGACATCACCGTCGTCAACGCCGGACCCGACTTCGTCGAACGCGTACGGATGCACCAGCTGGCGACCGGCCAGGACCTCACACCCCGGCCGTTGCGCCAGATGTTCGCCGGCACCGGCGTCGAGGTGCGGATCGCGACCGTCACCGGCGTCGGCGTCGACGCCAGGACGGTCACGGTCACCGACCACACCAGCCCCGGAGCGGACCAGACCGACACCCTCGGCTACGACACCCTCGTCTACGCCCTCGGCAGCGGCTGGGACCCCGGTGACGTCCCCGGCGTCGCCGCACATGCCGACGAGATCGCCAGCCGGGCGGGAGCGCTGCGGCTACGGGACCGCCTCGCCCGCCTCACCGCCGGACAGCCGGTCGTCGTGGTCGGCGGCGGGCTGACCGGCCTGGAGGCGGCGACGGAGATCGCCGAGGCCCGCCCGGACCTCGCCGTCGCCCTCGTCGTCCGCGACGGTCTCGGCGACACCCTCGCGCCGAAGGGCCGCGCCCACCTGCGCGTCGTCCTCGACAGACTCGACATCACCGGGTACGAGCACACCACCGTCACCGGCGTCGCCGCCGACCGGGTCACCACCGCCGACGGCGGCACCCTCCCGGCCGCCGTCACCGTCTGGACCACCGGGTTCGCCGTGCACCCGCTCGCCCGTACCACCGGATTGAAGCTGGCCGACAGCGGCCAGATCGTCGTCGACGACATGATGCGGTCGGTGTCGCACCCGGACGTCTCCGTCGTCGGCGACGCGGCCTTCGTGGTCGGACCCGGCGAGAAACCGCTGCGGATGTCGTGCGCCTCCGGGGTGCCGACCGCGTGGCAGGCCGCCGACGCGATCGCCGCCCGGCTGACCGGCGGCAAACCGCCGAACGTGCCGATCCGCTACTACAACCAGTGCATCTCGCTGGGCCGCCGCGACGGCCTGATCCAGTACGTCACCGCCGACGATCGCGCCCGGCCGGCGGTGCTCACCGGGCGACTCGCCGCCGGCTACAAGGAGCTGGTCTGCAAGGGTGCCGCCTGGGGCGTCGCCAACCCGACGCTGCGGCTGCCGACCCGCCGCCACCGCGTACGCTACCCGCTGAGCGCCTGA
- a CDS encoding RNA polymerase sigma-70 factor gives MALTGDDVDRFEAARPRLAAIAYRLLGSASEAEDAVQETFLRWQAADVDRIDVPEAWLTKVLTNLCLNQLTSARARRETYVGQWLPEPLLAGDPMLGPADTVEQRESVSYAVLALMERLSPQERAVYVLREAFDYPHRDIAGILGVTEAASQQLLHRARQHVADGRARTEVDRAAARRVVAEFLAAATSGRVEPLVQLLTADAVSIGDGGGHVPARVAPVVGAVAVAKFLRGLFTPGAAKRALLGGSPELYAWTANGDPAVVVVVDARVIGVICLQVTADGVAVIRSQVNPDKLHRATASWAAVDHGEPLFTAF, from the coding sequence ATGGCCCTGACGGGGGACGACGTCGACCGGTTCGAGGCGGCCAGGCCGCGCCTGGCGGCGATCGCCTACCGCCTGCTCGGCTCCGCCAGCGAGGCCGAGGACGCCGTACAGGAGACGTTCCTGCGCTGGCAGGCCGCCGACGTCGACCGGATCGACGTCCCCGAGGCCTGGCTGACGAAGGTCCTCACCAACCTGTGCCTCAACCAGTTGACCTCCGCGCGGGCCCGCCGCGAGACGTACGTCGGGCAGTGGCTGCCGGAGCCGCTGCTCGCCGGCGACCCGATGCTCGGCCCGGCCGACACCGTCGAACAGCGCGAATCCGTCTCGTACGCCGTCCTGGCCCTGATGGAACGGCTGTCGCCACAGGAGCGGGCCGTGTACGTCCTGCGGGAGGCGTTCGACTACCCGCACCGCGACATTGCCGGCATCCTCGGCGTCACCGAGGCCGCCAGCCAGCAGCTCCTGCACCGGGCCCGGCAGCACGTCGCCGACGGCCGGGCCCGTACCGAGGTCGACCGGGCCGCAGCCCGGCGGGTCGTCGCGGAGTTCCTGGCCGCCGCCACCAGCGGCCGGGTCGAGCCGCTGGTCCAGTTGCTCACCGCCGACGCCGTCTCGATCGGTGACGGCGGCGGGCACGTCCCGGCCCGGGTCGCCCCGGTGGTCGGTGCCGTCGCGGTCGCGAAGTTCCTGCGCGGCCTGTTCACCCCGGGTGCGGCCAAGCGCGCGCTGCTCGGCGGTTCACCCGAGCTGTACGCCTGGACCGCCAACGGTGACCCGGCCGTCGTGGTCGTCGTCGACGCCCGGGTCATCGGCGTCATCTGTCTGCAGGTCACCGCCGACGGGGTCGCGGTGATCCGCAGCCAGGTCAACCCGGACAAGCTGCACCGGGCGACCGCGTCCTGGGCGGCCGTCGACCACGGGGAACCGCTGTTCACCGCCTTCTGA
- a CDS encoding dihydrofolate reductase family protein, which translates to MGLLTFSLNVTLDGCVDHREGIADDETHALFTRLMEASGAMLWGRVTYEMMESYWPAVACGDEEAPPAVREWAVKLETKPKYVVSSTRTDFPWANSHHIAGNLREGVQKLKDATPAGVLVGSGTLATALDRLDLIDEYQLLVHPMIAGHGPTLYQGGLPGTRRLELLSAQPLRNGAVLLHYRRAR; encoded by the coding sequence ATGGGCCTGCTCACCTTCAGCCTCAACGTCACCCTGGACGGTTGCGTCGACCACCGGGAGGGGATCGCCGACGACGAGACGCACGCCCTCTTCACCCGTCTCATGGAGGCCAGCGGGGCGATGCTGTGGGGTCGCGTCACCTACGAGATGATGGAGAGCTACTGGCCGGCCGTCGCCTGCGGCGACGAGGAAGCACCGCCGGCAGTGCGGGAGTGGGCGGTCAAGCTGGAGACCAAACCCAAGTACGTGGTGTCGTCGACGCGCACCGACTTCCCGTGGGCCAACAGCCACCACATCGCCGGTAATCTGCGTGAGGGCGTGCAGAAGCTCAAGGACGCGACCCCGGCCGGGGTCCTCGTCGGCAGCGGCACGCTCGCGACCGCGCTGGACCGGCTGGACCTGATCGACGAGTACCAGTTGCTCGTCCATCCCATGATCGCCGGCCACGGCCCGACGCTGTACCAGGGCGGGCTGCCCGGCACCCGCCGGCTCGAACTGCTCTCAGCGCAGCCGCTGCGCAACGGCGCGGTGCTCCTGCACTATCGCCGCGCGCGCTGA
- a CDS encoding MOSC domain-containing protein has product MRQLSRYPVKSMLGEDLDRAYVDEAGIAGDRAFAVLDCLTGKVASAKNPRRWRDMLTVRSTLAPPDAAGTPAVQLTMADGTTGTVTVTGRPDPGLSTLLGRDVRLLDRAGPGATIERMDPDQVRTDDDLSRAQIASSVLAAGSPPGTFFDFAPLHLMTTATLAGLAAHSGRPVESKRFRPNIVVEVPDPTAGFVENLWPGRRLRIGPDVVAEVVVATPRCVVPALRHGDGEPDVALLQVLSRHNRLRLADVGVLPCAGVYARPLEAGVIRSGDPVEFC; this is encoded by the coding sequence GTGCGGCAGCTGTCGCGCTACCCGGTCAAGTCGATGCTCGGAGAGGACCTGGACCGGGCGTACGTCGACGAGGCGGGCATCGCCGGCGACCGGGCCTTCGCGGTGCTCGACTGCCTTACCGGCAAGGTGGCCAGCGCCAAGAACCCGCGCCGGTGGCGGGACATGCTGACCGTACGGTCCACGCTGGCGCCCCCCGACGCCGCCGGCACCCCGGCGGTCCAGCTGACCATGGCGGACGGTACGACCGGGACGGTGACGGTCACCGGCCGCCCCGATCCGGGGCTGTCCACGCTGCTGGGTCGGGACGTGCGCCTGCTCGACCGGGCCGGGCCGGGCGCGACCATCGAGCGGATGGACCCGGACCAGGTACGCACCGACGACGACCTGTCGCGCGCGCAGATCGCCAGCTCCGTGCTGGCTGCCGGCTCCCCACCGGGTACGTTCTTCGACTTCGCGCCCCTGCACCTGATGACGACCGCGACGCTGGCCGGCCTCGCGGCCCACTCGGGTCGGCCGGTCGAGAGTAAGCGCTTCCGACCCAACATCGTCGTCGAGGTGCCCGACCCGACTGCCGGCTTCGTCGAAAACCTCTGGCCGGGGCGTCGGCTACGGATCGGCCCCGACGTGGTCGCCGAGGTCGTCGTCGCGACCCCACGGTGCGTGGTGCCGGCGCTGCGGCACGGTGACGGCGAGCCGGACGTCGCGCTGCTGCAGGTGCTGAGCCGGCACAACCGGCTGCGTCTGGCGGATGTCGGCGTTCTGCCGTGCGCCGGGGTGTACGCGCGTCCGCTGGAGGCCGGCGTCATCCGCTCCGGTGACCCGGTCGAGTTCTGCTGA